From Cytophagia bacterium CHB2, the proteins below share one genomic window:
- a CDS encoding NAD(P)-dependent oxidoreductase has translation MIRLQSKDLRLATELIQSLGKEFPGTALTHQLFQQAVEKGLGEQGTQGLINLFPLS, from the coding sequence ATGATCCGTCTGCAGAGCAAGGATTTGCGCCTGGCAACGGAATTGATTCAAAGCCTGGGCAAGGAATTTCCGGGTACGGCATTGACCCATCAACTCTTTCAACAAGCCGTGGAAAAAGGCTTGGGCGAGCAGGGCACGCAGGGGTTGATCAATCTGTTTCCGTTGTCGTGA